The following proteins come from a genomic window of Crassostrea angulata isolate pt1a10 chromosome 1, ASM2561291v2, whole genome shotgun sequence:
- the LOC128156474 gene encoding protein mono-ADP-ribosyltransferase PARP12-like isoform X1, protein MLIDSYNPQEPLFNEAIFLVFPMCHGYIYITGKTNRKYRISNMRRRERGATNHSLTDSQIFPTVARYAIYHIVTSDGGQLTVSKLRDIMLENPQLTSLSIDDLLRILGKHPEMFDLEETDREKSQSNVVLAFELQICDQPKKCGGYPTCKDMHICKYFLQNKCRQEQPNRCQFGHYLHSEHNLPILREKYMDNIDPRKLKEWIQKHHNRLFWTSRPPQVCTYYNTAGGCSKNDTCQFLHLCSYYIKRSCKFDSKCSRSHALKSERNIEILREHGIDIERDQDEIIDILNESAT, encoded by the exons atgttgatagATTCATATAACCCACAAGAACCCTTGTTTAACGAAGCCATTTTTCTCGTATTTCCAATGTGTCATGGGTATATTTACATTACAGGGAAAACAAACAGAAAGTACAGAATAT CAAATATGAGGAGGAGAGAACGCGGTGCTACAAATCATTCCTTAACCGACTCCCAGATATTTCCCACAGTAGCAAGATATGCTATCTATCACATTGTGACGTCAGATGGTGGCCAGCTAACTGTTTCTAAGCTTAGAGACATAATGCTTGAGAATCCACAGCTTACAAGTCTTAGTATCGATGATTTATTGCGTATCCTCGGCAAACATCCAGAAATGTTTGACCTAGAAGAAACAGACAGAGAAAAATCTCAGAGCAATGTGGTGTTAGCTTTTGAGTTGCAGATATGCGACCAGCCCAAAAAATGTGGTGGTTACCCAACATGTAAAGACATGCATATCTGTAAATACTTCCTCCAAAACAAATGCAGACAAGAACAACCAAATAGATGTCAGTTTGGACATTATCTGCACTCTGAGCATAATTTACCCATTCTACGAGAAAAATACATGGATAATATTGATCCAAGAAAACTCAAGGAGTGGATACAAAAACATCACAACAGGCTATTTTGGACATCTCGTCCTCCTCAGGTCTGCACCTACTACAACACGGCAGGTGGATGCAGCAAAAATGACACCTGTCAGTTTCTTCATCTCTGTAGCTACTATATCAAACGAAGCTGTAAATTCGATTCTAAATGCTCCAGAAGTCATGCATTGAAATCCGAACGGAATATag AAATTCTACGTGAACATGGGATTGACATTGAAAGAGATCAAGATGAAATCATCGACATCCTCAACGAGAGCGCGACATAG
- the LOC128156474 gene encoding protein mono-ADP-ribosyltransferase PARP12-like isoform X2 produces MRRRERGATNHSLTDSQIFPTVARYAIYHIVTSDGGQLTVSKLRDIMLENPQLTSLSIDDLLRILGKHPEMFDLEETDREKSQSNVVLAFELQICDQPKKCGGYPTCKDMHICKYFLQNKCRQEQPNRCQFGHYLHSEHNLPILREKYMDNIDPRKLKEWIQKHHNRLFWTSRPPQVCTYYNTAGGCSKNDTCQFLHLCSYYIKRSCKFDSKCSRSHALKSERNIEILREHGIDIERDQDEIIDILNESAT; encoded by the exons ATGAGGAGGAGAGAACGCGGTGCTACAAATCATTCCTTAACCGACTCCCAGATATTTCCCACAGTAGCAAGATATGCTATCTATCACATTGTGACGTCAGATGGTGGCCAGCTAACTGTTTCTAAGCTTAGAGACATAATGCTTGAGAATCCACAGCTTACAAGTCTTAGTATCGATGATTTATTGCGTATCCTCGGCAAACATCCAGAAATGTTTGACCTAGAAGAAACAGACAGAGAAAAATCTCAGAGCAATGTGGTGTTAGCTTTTGAGTTGCAGATATGCGACCAGCCCAAAAAATGTGGTGGTTACCCAACATGTAAAGACATGCATATCTGTAAATACTTCCTCCAAAACAAATGCAGACAAGAACAACCAAATAGATGTCAGTTTGGACATTATCTGCACTCTGAGCATAATTTACCCATTCTACGAGAAAAATACATGGATAATATTGATCCAAGAAAACTCAAGGAGTGGATACAAAAACATCACAACAGGCTATTTTGGACATCTCGTCCTCCTCAGGTCTGCACCTACTACAACACGGCAGGTGGATGCAGCAAAAATGACACCTGTCAGTTTCTTCATCTCTGTAGCTACTATATCAAACGAAGCTGTAAATTCGATTCTAAATGCTCCAGAAGTCATGCATTGAAATCCGAACGGAATATag AAATTCTACGTGAACATGGGATTGACATTGAAAGAGATCAAGATGAAATCATCGACATCCTCAACGAGAGCGCGACATAG